AGTTCCGCCGGGCGGTGGACGCTTCCGACGACGCCATCTTCGTCACGAATCGCGACGGCACGTTCACATACATCAACCCGGCGTTCACGCGGTTGTACGGGTACGCGGCGGAGCAGGTGCTCGGCCGGTGCACGCCGCGCATCCTGAAAGGAGGCAAGTACGATCGGGACACGTACGCCGCCTTCTGGGCGACGCTGCTCGAAGGCTCCAGCGTGCGCAATGAATTCATCAACCGGAGGAAGGACGACACGCTCGTCCTCGTGGACGTGTTGGTCAATCCGATTACGGCCGACGACGGAACGATCTCCGGCTTCCTCGCAATCCAGCGGGACATCACGGCGCGCCGCCAGGTCGAAAACGCGCTGCGGGAAAGCGAGGCCCTGTTCCGGCGCGTCTTCGACGACCTCCCGGTCGGGACGGCGCTGGTGGCGGCCGACGGCCGCTTTCACCGGGCCAACAAGGCGTTCTGCGCGATGATGGGGCGCTCCGAAGCGGAGCTGAAGGAGCTGACCGCCGCCGACATCACGCACCCGGACGATCGGGCCTCCTCGCTGGCGGCTATCCGCGATCTGCGCGAGGGACGCATCGACCACATCGCGATGGAGAAGCGGTACGTCCGAAAAGACGGTGCGACGGTGTGGGGCTCGATCTCGGTGCGCCTCATCCACGATGCCGACGGCCGGCCGCTCTGGACGATGCCGGTCGTGGTCGATGTGACCGAACGGCAGCGGCTGGAGCAGCAGCTCCGCCAGTCGCAGAAGATGGAGGCGGTCGGCCAGCTCGCCGGCGGCATCGCGCACGATTTCAACAA
This window of the Acidobacteriota bacterium genome carries:
- a CDS encoding PAS domain S-box protein, which encodes MREIFDFVPAGAYRTSPEGRVLAANEHLARILGFPSVSVLIGRDVMDLYADPGDRERLLRALAREGSTRMEAQLKRLDGILFHAEIFATLVDSNGSRFVTGIINDISDRKRLEGDVTQFRRAVDASDDAIFVTNRDGTFTYINPAFTRLYGYAAEQVLGRCTPRILKGGKYDRDTYAAFWATLLEGSSVRNEFINRRKDDTLVLVDVLVNPITADDGTISGFLAIQRDITARRQVENALRESEALFRRVFDDLPVGTALVAADGRFHRANKAFCAMMGRSEAELKELTAADITHPDDRASSLAAIRDLREGRIDHIAMEKRYVRKDGATVWGSISVRLIHDADGRPLWTMPVVVDVTERQRLEQQLRQSQKMEAVGQLAGGIAHDFNNILTAMMGYGELLVGQAQPGTQAATDLEHILEGGRRAAALTRQLLAFSRKQVLRLEVVDL